The Desulfovibrio sp. Fe33 genome includes the window ATGACAGGGGTGTCATCGTGCTCTTTGACCTGATTGATCTTGCGCAGGCCCAGGGATTCCAGGACTTTCACCTGGTGCGGCTTGCACGCGATCTTACTTTTGATCTGCTTGAC containing:
- the rpmD gene encoding 50S ribosomal protein L30, with protein sequence MIKVKQIKSKIACKPHQVKVLESLGLRKINQVKEHDDTPVIRGMIYKVRHLVEVTES